One Homo sapiens chromosome 3, GRCh38.p14 Primary Assembly genomic window carries:
- the TGFBR2 gene encoding TGF-beta receptor type-2 isoform J (isoform J is encoded by transcript variant 14), translating to MGRGLLRGLWPLHIVLWTRIASTIPPHVQKSEYNTSNPDLLLVIFQVTGISLLPPLGVAISVIIIFYCYRVNRQQKLSSTWETGKTRKLMEFSEHCAIILEDDRSDISSTCANNINHNTELLPIELDTLVGKGRFAEVYKAKLKQNTSEQFETVAVKIFPYEEYASWKTEKDIFSDINLKHENILQFLTAEERKTELGKQYWLITAFHAKGNLQEYLTRHVISWEDLRKLGSSLARGIAHLHSDHTPCGRPKMPIVHRDLKSSNILVKNDLTCCLCDFGLSLRLDPTLSVDDLANSGQVGTARYMAPEVLESRMNLENVESFKQTDVYSMALVLWEMTSRCNAVGEVKDYEPPFGSKVREHPCVESMKDNVLRDRGRPEIPSFWLNHQGIQMVCETLTECWDHDPEARLTAQCVAERFSELEHLDRLSGRSCSEEKIPEDGSLNTTK from the exons AATATAACACCAGCAATCCTGACTTGTTGCTAGTCATATTTCAAGTGACAGGCATCAGCCTCCTGCCACCACTGGGAGTTGCCATATCTGTCATCATCATCTTCTACTGCTACCGCGTTAACCGGCAGCAGAAGCTGAGTTCAACCTGGGAAACCGGCAAGACGCGGAAGCTCATGGAGTTCAGCGAGCACTGTGCCATCATCCTGGAAGATGACCGCTCTGACATCAGCTCCACGTGTGCCAACAACATCAACCACAACACAGAGCTGCTGCCCATTGAGCTGGACACCCTGGTGGGGAAAGGTCGCTTTGCTGAGGTCTATAAGGCCAAGCTGAAGCAGAACACTTCAGAGCAGTTTGAGACAGTGGCAGTCAAGATCTTTCCCTATGAGGAGTATGCCTCTTGGAAGACAGAGAAGGACATCTTCTCAGACATCAATCTGAAGCATGAGAACATACTCCAGTTCCTGACGGCTGAGGAGCGGAAGACGGAGTTGGGGAAACAATACTGGCTGATCACCGCCTTCCACGCCAAGGGCAACCTACAGGAGTACCTGACGCGGCATGTCATCAGCTGGGAGGACCTGCGCAAGCTGGGCAGCTCCCTCGCCCGGGGGATTGCTCACCTCCACAGTGATCACACTCCATGTGGGAGGCCCAAGATGCCCATCGTGCACAGGGACCTCAAGAGCTCCAATATCCTCGTGAAGAACGACCTAACCTGCtgcctgtgtgactttgggcttTCCCTGCGTCTGGACCCTACTCTGTCTGTGGATGACCTGGCTAACAGTGGGCAG GTGGGAACTGCAAGATACATGGCTCCAGAAGTCCTAGAATCCAGGATGAATTTGGAGAATGTTGAGTCCTTCAAGCAGACCGATGTCTACTCCATGGCTCTGGTGCTCTGGGAAATGACATCTCGCTGTAATGCAGTGGGAG aagtaaaaGATTATGAGCCTCCATTTGGTTCCAAGGTGCGGGAGCACCCCTGTGTCGAAAGCATGAAGGACAACGTGTTGAGAGATCGAGGGCGACCAGAAATTCCCAGCTTCTGGCTCAACCACCAG GGCATCCAGATGGTGTGTGAGACGTTGACTGAGTGCTGGGACCACGACCCAGAGGCCCGTCTCACAGCCCAGTGTGTGGCAGAACGCTTCAGTGAGCTGGAGCATCTGGACAGGCTCTCGGGGAGGAGCTGCTCGGAGGAGAAGATTCCTGAAGACGGCTCCCTAAACACTACCAAATAG